Sequence from the Nerophis ophidion isolate RoL-2023_Sa linkage group LG10, RoL_Noph_v1.0, whole genome shotgun sequence genome:
GCTTTCTTTGTTTTTCTAAttgtattttcagaatgtgccatTATCCCATGAACCCCTGGATAATAGGCATTTTGTTACTTTTTTACAAGAGAGTCCATTATAGGTGGTTTGTGGCCATTCACAAGGGGTCCTTTGGAATGTCTTGGATTGTAACCCCAGCAAATAGTGGGGATCTAGTGAACATATTTTATCTGAGCCTTACCTGTACTGAAAGGGTAGGACAGGACAAAAGACAGAGCATCCACATAGACCTTGTTTTCAGCCAAGCTCTGTGGAATTAAAAGAAAATTGGAACACGATCTTAATTACAAAGTCAACTAGAGTCACTCTGTATGCGCGGGTGAGACAGTGTGTGATCCATGTCACATGCtgtgacaaacacacacaaaaccagCTTGTCAAGTCCACTTCCCCTTTCTAACAATTCCTCGCCAGTCAGACAACATCACATGATGGCGCAAACAAGGTACAGTCACGGTGAGCTTGTTACCATCAGCAATCTGGGAAACAAATCATAAAGGGCAAACACACCTTGTTGAACATAAAGGTGATAAAACCCTCCTGGAAGACCAGTGTGAGGTTAGCCATGTTCTCCTGACACTCCCCGACTGCTTTGGTCTTATTAGGCTGAATCACAAAGGTCCCATTGGCCTGGGAAAGGAACAAAAAATATTcagttcctaaaaaaaaaaaatgctgacagCTGCATGTTCTATAAAGAGAGACGTGCGCAAAACGTCTACAGCCACATCACTTGGCGATGTGATTAAGTGTATCTTACTGCAAGAACCTACCTTTGGTGTCATCAGGCGGATCTGCAGTGCCATTTGAGCCATCAGGCAGACCACCTTGCCCTTCTTCAGGCTGTAGATCCCAACGTTCAATTTGGCGGGCGGCGTGGGTTCAGGAGGAGAAGGAGGCGACGTCGGTGTTGTGGTTGTGTTGGTGAAAGGCATAGGCGTTGTAGCGTTGGTGGAGGGTGCAGCTTTGGTTGTAGCGTTAGTGGAAGGCACAGGCGTTGTAGCCTTGGTGGAGGGAACAGGCGTTGTAGCCTTGGTGGAGGGAACAGGCGTTGTAGCCTTGGTGGAGGGAACAGGCGTTGTAGCCTTGGTGGAGGGAACAGGCGTTGTAGCCTTGGTGGAGGGAACAGGCGTTGTAGCCTTGGTGGAGGGAACAGGCGTTGTGGCCTTGGTGGAGGGAACAGGCGTTGTAGCCTTGGTGGAGGGAACAGGCGTTGTAGCCTTGGTGGAGGGAACAGGTGAAACACTTGTTTGGTCAGTCACAAACTTTTTGGCAGGGGTCAAAGTTGCAGGAGCCTTGTCCACTTGAGCCACCGTCAGTGCTTcatacaaaaaaagacaaacgTTTTTTTTCTTAGTACTTAATGCAGCAAGAAATCGAAAAAGTCACTCAACCCACTTTTTatcagggctgtcaaaaataaagaGTTGAACCATGtggttaatcacaaaaaatagcgcattaatcatgtatttgcACGGGTTAATCACACAAATGATATGACTGTACATGCTTTTTTACCCTCACCGTGGATGGTTACCTGACAAGCTACACAGTTGTTACACGGTCAGGGATCAGGTCAATGCGTACGCCAGTGTAAAGATGAAAGACTCCGACCGGTGTGCTCACTGGTAAATTTCACTCGAAAATACCCACAGATACGctatgtggttagagtgtccgccctgagatcggtaggtcgtgagtgcaaaccggccgagtcataccaaagactattaaaatgggacccattacctccctgctcggcactcagcatcaagggttggaattggtgcttaaaggcctactgaaacccactactacccaccatgcagtctgatagtttatatatcaatgatgaaatattaacattgcaacacatgccaatacggcctttttagtttactaaattacaattttaaatttcccgggagtttcgtcttgaaaacgtcgtgtaatgatgacgtgtacgcaagacctcacaggttttaaggaaatatgagcgctgcacacacacacagctaaaagtcgtctgctttaacggcataattacacagtattttggagatctgtgttgctgaatcttttgcaatttgttcaattaatattggagaagtcacagtagaaagatggagttgggaagatttagcctttagccatacaaacacacagtgattccttgtttaaaattcctgggggtgaaactttcctatggatcagagcg
This genomic interval carries:
- the LOC133560188 gene encoding macrosialin-like — translated: MKSSLLLLLCCAFSALTVAQVDKAPATLTPAKKFVTDQTSVSPVPSTKATTPVPSTKATTPVPSTKATTPVPSTKATTPVPSTKATTPVPSTKATTPVPSTKATTPVPSTKATTPVPSTKATTPVPSTNATTKAAPSTNATTPMPFTNTTTTPTSPPSPPEPTPPAKLNVGIYSLKKGKVVCLMAQMALQIRLMTPKANGTFVIQPNKTKAVGECQENMANLTLVFQEGFITFMFNKSLAENKVYVDALSFVLSYPFSTANGHYSASNQSMRSFAAKIGHSYSCKSDSLYMGNGLSLDVKQNRMQAFNLTKSNDFGITDLCAADQPDYRVAIGVGVTLLVLILVVVVVYLLGRKRRTDGYQSL